A segment of the Nostoc sp. TCL26-01 genome:
GATGTTTCTAAAAAATCTTTTAAACGTCTACACCGATGGCGTTACTCTCCTACAGCTTGTTATGGTAATAATGAAGTGCATTTACATCCTTACAAAATTCGGCGGATTTCTGTGGCTGAAGCATTAGCAATACAGTCTTTACCTGCAAATTTTGTCTTGCCAGAAAATATGTCACTCACGAATATGTTTAAAACTATTGGGAATGGTGTACCGTATTTGGCAGCAAAAGCATTAGCTCAGTCTATTCTGGATTTTATAGAAGTTGGTATAAAAAGTAATTAAAATTCTACATAAAACACGAACGTATAACGTCAAATAAGATACTAGTGCTTGCTCACAAATACCTAGCGATTCAGTCAATAAATACTCTGTTTTCAAGCTATACTTGTGATTGAGTATTCTTTAATATATGTAAAGGATATTAGTTTTTTGTAAAGATTTATAATCAATCACTAACAAAAGCCACGATGGCAGCACACTATCCAGACATTGATATTGCGCCATTTATCGATCACGCCCTGTTAACGCCAACTGCTACTCCAGAGCAGGTTGAGCAATGGTGTGAACAAGCAGATAGATTTAATTTTGCCTCAGTTTGTTTGTATCCGACTTATGTCAAACAAGCAGCAGAACATCTCCACGGCAAGCAGCCTAAAGTTTGTACGGTAATTGGTTTTCCTACTGGAGCGACAACTAGCGCAGTCAAGTTATATGAGGCTCAAGAAGCAGTGGAAAATGGAGCTACGGAGTTAGATGTAGTTATAAATTTAGGCTGGTTGAAGGTTGGTAACACTGAGGCAGTCCATCGAGAAATTGCCGAAATTTGTGAAGAAACTGGGCAAGTAGTTAAGGTAATTTTGGAAACAAACTTACTTACGGATGCAGAAAAAAAACTGGCCGCCGAAATTGCGATGGACGCAGGTGCAGCATTCTTGAAAACCAACACTGGTTGGCATGGTGGTGTGACAGTGGCAGATGTGCGACTTTTGAAAGAGGTGGCACGAGAAAGGGTGGGAATCAAAGCCTCTGGGGGGATTCGGACTCTCCATCAAGCATTAGACTTAATATTAGCGGGTGCTAGTAGA
Coding sequences within it:
- the deoC gene encoding deoxyribose-phosphate aldolase; its protein translation is MAAHYPDIDIAPFIDHALLTPTATPEQVEQWCEQADRFNFASVCLYPTYVKQAAEHLHGKQPKVCTVIGFPTGATTSAVKLYEAQEAVENGATELDVVINLGWLKVGNTEAVHREIAEICEETGQVVKVILETNLLTDAEKKLAAEIAMDAGAAFLKTNTGWHGGVTVADVRLLKEVARERVGIKASGGIRTLHQALDLILAGASRIGTSRGIDLIHQRNHPEKNE